The following is a genomic window from Rhododendron vialii isolate Sample 1 chromosome 9a, ASM3025357v1.
CGAAATATCTAGGAAGGCAATATTAAAATCTGGAGGGGCATTTTCAAGAGAAGAAATTCTAAGCTATATATTGATAGAACTTAGAAGTAATGTTCCAGTTTGCAGATACCTACTCATTTTATAGCGTATCCATTGTGAGTTTCCGTGATAGCATTTTAACTCTGACCATTGAAATAGCAATACTTGTACAGTTGTACTTATTTGCTTATTCCGACAATTTTTTACTTGTACCATTTTGACTGCTTTGTTCTCTTTCAGGTTTGACCATTCAAGCAAATATGTATTACAAAATGCTCATCAACTGGACTAGCCAACTTGTACCATTTTGACTGCTTTGTTCTCTTTCAGGTTTGACCATTCAAGCAAATATGTATTACAAAATGCTCATCAACTGGACTAGCCAAAAGGTGAAAGATACATACGCTACTCGCAATGCATTCGAGTTTAAAAATGGTATCCCTACAATTCTTGTTTTTCAATTAGAAGGGTGGAGATTGTTGCACTATTGTTTTAGGCAATGCATGCTTTCAACTGTCTTGGGGATGGTAGTCAGTGACTGTTTAATACAGTTCACTTCAATGTCAACGAAAATTAATACAGAATTCTTAAAGTCACGCTGCTTGTGGTTTATCGTGATTTGTGAGTATCATTAACTTGTGAGAATGTGTTAAACTATTGAGAAGCATATTCAAGGTGAGTACTTTAATTGTTAGAAAATAGTCAACCAAGACCATGTCTTTTTGTGTGAAGTGTGAACTTCTCTAAATTGAAATTCTGAACAAATTAGCAGCATCGCTGTATTTTAATGTTGACCCAAAACTGTAACTCTGCAGCCCGCAGTTGTTCACCTTTTGGAGGTCAAACTTTAAGTTTCCAAATATTAAGCAACAAGTTTGGTTTTGCCCAATTTACTTAAATCCGTGCTAAGAAGctcgatttttttattcttatcaAAATCTTCCCTGTATTTGTTTTTAAAGTCGCTAATTTGAGAATCACGTTTGATCTCATGACTTTGCTTTGGTGATATATCTTGTATTTTAGTATATGAACCTCCTGACAGCGTCAAAAAATCCATGGTCTCCATTTCATTTGTACTCCTGCAAAAATCTTTTGAGGTGACCCTTGAGAGAAGACTTTTGCATTGCCCATGTCCGTGTGATatctttcccaatgagcttTCTGAAAATGTTGACAAGATATAGTACCACAGGAGTTGTAATTTCAGTCCTTTTACTGCATCCTCTATCTTTagtgtggattttttttggaacagcAAAAAGATATCTTTAGTGTGGATGGTGCAGTATTATACATCCATTGTTTGcaattaaatttcaattggaTTGATCAGCGCCTGAAAAAAATCTTGTCGAGCTTTAAGTAGGTATTTAGTATTGGTTATGATGGTTGTTACTGGGTGCttcaatgtttggcattttgatGTTGCAGTTCGCAATTTCGATCGTTCCTTGATAAATGCTCCAGGACCGTGTGTTCTATTTGCTACACCAGGCATGATCAGCGGTGGCTTTTCGCTTCAGGTTTTCAAGCAGTGGGCCCCATATGAAGAGAATCTTGTTACTCTACCAGGGTACCTTCGTTGTTACTTTGCTTATAGATTAAGCTTTAGTATCTGATGgagatatattttttgtcacactgTGGGTCAAAACCAAGGAAACAGTCTTGTTTTATTAATACTCCAGCAAGCTGCTGGGTATGGAGGATCCAAGTTTCCTATCAACTCCTTGCTTTGGCTTTTAAGCTGGCTTTCCAGATTCAACTTTTAGAAAAAGCCAGCCTCAATGTTGGTAAGCTGAATCTTAGGCTTCTTTAAGCTGCTTTTTGCGTTTTGGTGAAGAATCTGGAAAGCCAGAAGAAACCCAAACTGTtaaatagcttgatatacataaTACATCCGTTGCCTTCActagatattttttgataatcaatcGACTTCACTAGATATGAACACTGCAATTCCTTATAGACCCATCTACTCCCCAGGACCAAGCCTCTTGAAAAGAGATGTAACGACATTATAGTCACTCCCATGTACCAGAGGCAATTCCAACTTTGCCTTACTAAAGAGTTTTTACCACAACCACCTCCTATCAAGATCATAGTTGGGGTGAGACAAAACCATTCTCCACATTCTCAAAAAATATAGGAAACCGCAAATGTGCCCACTGTTACCGGTTTTCACTAAGTTTTCCTAGGCAATAATAATTCCCTCTCACTGTACCTACAGCTCTCAATTCGTCCCAAAGACTTCCGACAATCTCTACAAAAATATCATCCTGTTTTATTTCTTGAATATATGCCAAACCTCTACATTTCCTTAGAAATGATTTTAATACCTTCCTTTTATCTGGATCATTCATCCCCTTACATTCCAAGAGACACTGGGGAACTTCATGAAGTAATGGCTAGATTCTCCaaacccttcctctctcctCCACAAGTTAACctctccattttctctctcctagcTTCATAGTTCACATAAAAAACAAGATTCTTTGATTTCCTCTCCTTTTTGGAAGCTGAACAGTACCCCCTCATTTTCTCCCTTAAATGCAAGATTTTTGATGTAATTGCAACATTTGAATTGACCGAGATTCTGCATTGTAATACTTATCACTCTGCGCTTCATAAATGTGGCAATTGTCCACTACTCCTCCATACAGATATACTGTTTCTAGTGGCCGAAGCCAGAGCTGTAAGCCATTTAAAAATGATTGACCTGTAAGTCCCAGAATTTgccctatgtatatatattagtagacctgggtaacaggtcgtgtcgggtcgtgtcagtcgggttcgtgtcacaaatcacccaacctgaacccgacccatttagaattcgtgtttctcgagtcgtgtcattttcgtgtttcgtgttaGAAATTGATGCAGCGCAGCCTCtttttacgaaactatttgcaagaagagatcacgaatttgcttatgttaaagattctctctttgaaacataaacacaaatgggtatgaactagaggtactccctcttcaAACACACGATATGAGATAAATCTcgatttttctttaattcaataaacaacTAAATTTTAATCTCACCCtacaacttattttatactaaaaaactaAGACCGAaaaggaatcagcaaaacagGAAGCTGAATCTCGGTAAATCTCTTATTGACTCaataattaccaaaatcaaaagatttgagcTATTCTCAAATTTGATTtccaaagaataaaagaaactTACCAAAACAAAGAATCTCCTGCAAGAATTTAtgaccaaaacaataaaaactaAATATTCTATTTCTCAAATGATATAATATTTTCATTCTAcatcagaaatgctcaaccctaacccgttaatttcgtgtccggttcgtgttaTCATGtctgttgcccaactctatatatatgttcgtgttcatgggtgacacagattagtaaccgtgttggtcgtgtcaatttcgtgtctcgcgtgttcaacccgaacccgacccatttagaattcgtgttcttgagtcgtgtcattttcgtgtttcgtgtcagaaatgttcaaccctaacccgttaacttcgtgtccggtttgTGTCGTGTTATTGTGTttcgtgtccgttgcccagctctaTATATTAGGGCGTTTTTGGTTGGAGGAATTGCAATCTAGTCAGATAAACAAGTATAGTATTCTCATGAATGAACTTGCTCATCTATAGTTGTCATATCTAGTATCCATTTCGTATTCACAAATATCTTTTTGTGGAGCCAATAGATTATAAAGTGGCCAATTTTTATATGACATTTCTATTGAAGTAAGTTTCGTTTTCCTATCTAATAATTGAAAGCTAAGTGGCTAGTCAAAGAAGTACCTTGTTAAGTAATTGGTTGAAATTTTATTTCCATGTCTAAACCCACTTAcctccctttcttttctaaGGTTGCTGGCTTGCTGCTAGTTTGCTGCCAATATGGATTGTACTAAAACGAAATTCGCGGATTCAGTTCTCTTAATGCATGTTTCAGTGTTTCCTCCCCAGGTACTGTGTGGCTGGAACCATAGGGAATAGATTGATGTCAGGTAAACCCACCAAAATTGACTTGGACGAAAACACTGTAATTGACGTTCGATGCCAGGTACTTTTCTTCTTCACTTCTCACTTTGCACCTAATTTTCTTATATTGTCCACCTTTTCTTATTATATATGATCCTGATAAATTAGTCTTTTCCTGAAATTCCCTGGATTCAAGTAGTTGACCAGAGTTGCAAAGACCAAGGGCCATAAAAATGGATGAACATTGATTTAACCTTTCAGCCCATTTTATTTTCTGCTAACCTCCACCAAGGCTTCATGAATGTCTTAGGCATACTTGATACTTAGATgatcacacttttttttttatcggcaaaaaaagtTTCCAATTCATTAAGAGTATGAAAACCTGTAACAATACAACAGGAGTAGAGATGCATTGAGCTCCTTCATTTCGCGAAATCTAAACCTATCTTTTCACCTCTCGATTTTCGTAAAAAACCTGTTAGCAAGACACCAACAGGACCCaatgggcctggcccaatctaTCTACTGTttgaaacccaaacccaaatgcCCCGAACCCAAGAAAAACACCCAAATGCCACCAAACTGGGCCAAGCCCAAACTGGCCGGCCCACACCTTAAACGAACAGCCCACACCTAAACCTAACACCTCCACCGCACGCTGCCGATCCACTGATTGCCACCGACACATCTTCACCTCTACTCCTTTACTACTCCTCCGCTCCATGCTGCCGCACCACCTCCACATCACCACCGCTGCTGCAACTCCACTCCTTTATCGCTGCCACTACGTCTCCACTGCTCCTCCGCCTCCAAAATGCCATCCTATTCTTCCCGTACACCGCTGCTACTCCTCCGCTTCATCACCGCTGCCTCCGCTGCTTGCCGCCGCTGCCGCTCCACATCATCACTGCTGCTGCTTCTCCGCATCATCTCCGCTACATGTCGCCGCTACTCCTCCGCATCACCTCCGCAACTTCACCGCTGCCCCTTTGCCTCCACTGCCTCTCCATCTCCAAATGCCTCCCATCAGAACCCCTACATCCAACACACCACCGCACACCATCAGATGGAAAGCCTTCACCGTTAGGCATCGCCGGAGCCACCCATCAGTGATCACCAGCGGCTTTCACATCACCGCTGCCAACGACAACACTGCCACCGCTTCACCCCGACGCCGATCGTTGACTACCCCGCCGTTAAGTCTGTTCTTTTATGGTATATTAAAATTATGGAAAATGTTCGGAAGCATGACCTAGCTCCCTAGATTTAGAGGATAAAGCTTCTAGGAGGATTTTGTATGGTAGTTGGAGACAGTTTTGTAATAGTGGTGCTCCATTTGGTCCAGAGGGGCTTGACCTCCTTGTTGAGGACACTCTCTCTccagttttttttggttttatttgatGGTCTAACTTTGGTTTTTGTTGAGTTTTCCTTCTGTAGCTCGCTGTTGAGCTTCTGTGTATGTGagttgctcctctctctctctctctctctctctccggtcttttttagttttatttgatggtctaacttttctttttgttgagtTTTCCTTCCGTAGCTCGCTGTTGAGCTTCTGTGTACGTGAGTTGCTCCCTCTTGGAACTTGCGGATCTTAAAAAACACAGAATCTCGGCCTTCTGGTTCTCTCCCTCGCTCACAGGAACACATACACAAGCGCACACATGCACTCGCCCTGGCACTGGCACATGCacttgcacacatcattcttcTTTGTAGcctctttcctttcttttgtggcctcattttgttttcatttctagggtttgaggGTGTGGTGTCCGCAAGCTCCTCTACTGGGCAAAAGCACAAATCTCTATACTGTTGTCTGTTTCCTTCCTCAAGTACTTTCTCCAGGATACGTTGTTCTCAATATCACATATGTGTGTGCAACAGAAATGCATGAAAGTGCATCTCTACTACCCCATCCTTATTCTTTACTTGTTTATTCTACTTGTGCTCCTAAACACTCAAGTTGTTGACTGCTTTGATACTGTTCGATTGAAGTGAAACAGTGTAtactcttctctctttcttttttttaccttttgtgATACTCTACTGGAATTAGATTTTAGCTCTGTACCTTATAATCATCCttcaattttggcattatcagaTTCATCAGTTGTCCTTTAGTCCTCATACGGATGCCAAAGGAATTATGGATCTGGTAAAATTTCTCTCCCCCAAGCACGTGATTCTCGTACATGGCGAGAAGCCTAAGATGGAGTCACTTAAAGGAAGAATTCAATCTGAATTGGGGATTCAATGTTACGATCCTCCAAACAATGACACGGTCTCCATTCCTTCAATGCACTACGTAAAGGCAGATGCCTCGAATGCATTTATCCGAAGTTCCTCAATTCCGAACTACAAGTTTCCAAAAATTCCAGGGGGGAACTCTGAATTAGGTGACGAAAGAGTAGCAGAAGGGGTTCTAATTATGGAGAAAAGCGAAAAGGCTAAGGTTGTACACCAAGACGAGCTTTTGGAAATGGTAGGAGGGATGAAACACGAAGTCCAGTTTGCTTACTGTTGCCCAGTGCAAATTAGCAACACTGAAAGGACCTTAGACTCGGAGCTTTCATCCCAAAACTTTGGCCTACACAAATTGCTGGCAAAACTTTCAACTGAATTAACTGAAGACAGCATCCAAGATTGCGGGGAACACCTTCAACTAGAGTCATTATACATCTCTGTTTGTTCAAGGGACAACTGCACTTACAGAGCGACGGATGACTGCGTTGGCGATAAATCTGCAACAACGTATTTTTGCTGCACTTGGTCAGCGGCAGATGAGAAGCTTGCCTGGGAAGTCATTTCAATAATGAAGAAATTGCATGTTACTGATACTTAGAGATATTTTAATTCGTGGAGCGTAGTGGAATTCCTGAAACTTTTTACCTTGAATTTATTGGTCCAACTATTTAGTTCTAGAGTTTTTCCGAGGTAGAGATCAGCTCCTATTTCCAACTCACTGTTTTGGGTTATATTTGGTGTTCATGTTaagcggagctatgttggggcccggCCCCCCAGGCCCGATTAtgagttttaattttttttatttaattgattTTGAATATAATTGATAATTATTTCTATATAGGTATtcataatcttaataattttggtttgatttgctaaaaaattggttattttacattctcaattttctttcataaataaaaaataaacacgtgatataataagtatacctaaagaaaaaaataaaatgattggtatactttaactgTATTAGACTa
Proteins encoded in this region:
- the LOC131301773 gene encoding cleavage and polyadenylation specificity factor subunit 3-II isoform X1; this translates as MAIETLVLGAGQEVGKSCVVVSINGKRIMFDCGMHMGHQDHLRYPDFSLISKSGDFNNALSCIIITHFHLDHIGALPYFTEVCGYSGPIYMTYPTKALGPLMLEDYRKVMVDRRGEEEQFSSENILQCMRKVTAVDLKQIVQVDKDLQIRAYYAGHVIGAAMFYAKVGDTAMVYTGDYNMTPDRHLGAAQIDRLRLDLLITESTYATTVRDSKYAREREFLKAVHKCIANGGKVLIPTFALGRAQELCILLDDYWERMNLKVPIYFSAGLTIQANMYYKMLINWTSQKVKDTYATRNAFEFKNVRNFDRSLINAPGPCVLFATPGMISGGFSLQVFKQWAPYEENLVTLPGYCVAGTIGNRLMSGKPTKIDLDENTVIDVRCQIHQLSFSPHTDAKGIMDLVKFLSPKHVILVHGEKPKMESLKGRIQSELGIQCYDPPNNDTVSIPSMHYVKADASNAFIRSSSIPNYKFPKIPGGNSELGDERVAEGVLIMEKSEKAKVVHQDELLEMVGGMKHEVQFAYCCPVQISNTERTLDSELSSQNFGLHKLLAKLSTELTEDSIQDCGEHLQLESLYISVCSRDNCTYRATDDCVGDKSATTYFCCTWSAADEKLAWEVISIMKKLHVTDT
- the LOC131301773 gene encoding cleavage and polyadenylation specificity factor subunit 3-II isoform X2, with product MFDCGMHMGHQDHLRYPDFSLISKSGDFNNALSCIIITHFHLDHIGALPYFTEVCGYSGPIYMTYPTKALGPLMLEDYRKVMVDRRGEEEQFSSENILQCMRKVTAVDLKQIVQVDKDLQIRAYYAGHVIGAAMFYAKVGDTAMVYTGDYNMTPDRHLGAAQIDRLRLDLLITESTYATTVRDSKYAREREFLKAVHKCIANGGKVLIPTFALGRAQELCILLDDYWERMNLKVPIYFSAGLTIQANMYYKMLINWTSQKVKDTYATRNAFEFKNVRNFDRSLINAPGPCVLFATPGMISGGFSLQVFKQWAPYEENLVTLPGYCVAGTIGNRLMSGKPTKIDLDENTVIDVRCQIHQLSFSPHTDAKGIMDLVKFLSPKHVILVHGEKPKMESLKGRIQSELGIQCYDPPNNDTVSIPSMHYVKADASNAFIRSSSIPNYKFPKIPGGNSELGDERVAEGVLIMEKSEKAKVVHQDELLEMVGGMKHEVQFAYCCPVQISNTERTLDSELSSQNFGLHKLLAKLSTELTEDSIQDCGEHLQLESLYISVCSRDNCTYRATDDCVGDKSATTYFCCTWSAADEKLAWEVISIMKKLHVTDT